The Stutzerimonas stutzeri DNA window GCGCGCTCAGACAGGTTGATGCGCGCCGATCGCGCTGGCCCGCCGTGCCCTGCGTTGGTTGTGTCTGAGGATCATTCGGGTCATCAGGCTGCCGGCGTGGGGATCGCCGTAGTGGAAGATCGCGGTAGCGCGCAGCTGCGCCGGATCACAAGGTTCATTGGCGTGCAGGGATCGGTAGCCCCAGAACAGGTAGAGATTGCCGGGTACCAGCTGCAGGCGCTGTGGCTTGAGCAGCCCGAGGCCTATCGCGCGGCTAATCAGTTTGCGGCTCAACTTGTTCTGCAGCAGTGCTTTCTCCACCACGTTGACCAGCACGTATCAGACCTTCCTTAGTTGCAGATTGTTCAAGTAGCCGGGTATGCAGGCGTAGCCATTCTGATTGATATCCCGCGCAATCAATGCCTTGTCCTGATCTTCCGTTCCATAAAAGATTGTTGACACTTTAGTTCTCCCTGCGCAAAGGCGAGGCGAAACGGTTTGTCGAACCGCAGCTATTGCCGCGCCGCTGCTGATCGGCGTCCTGGGTGGGAATAAAGAATTTCGGCGTAATGCCTGGGCAGTAGGCTTTTAGCCTGTGACGAAAGTTAATGCCGATCTAAATATTCTTTTATTTAGACAAAGCTACCGCCATCGACTTATTTACATGTCGATTTGAATAACTTGTACGTACTACCCGTCATCTGCGATCGGCCAACGTCCGCGTGTGACCTTGAGAGAATCGGGCATGGCTACCGCACTCCGGGCACTCTGCGAGCCCCGGCTCTCTCAATGCTTATGGCGAACGAGCCCGTATCGCTTTATTAAAAGCGATACTAATCAGGCAGGGGGTTTAACTCTTGCGCCGCAAAACTTGACCTGTCCAGTTGGTCTTAAACTGCTCTGCAACGTATTGCTCCCTGTTGCGACTATATATCCGTCATAACGTGAACCAAGTCAAGCCAGGGAGCCAAAAAAAAGTTGCGGATGGGGATCGCGAGGTGTTTAGGAGAGCCAACTTATTGAGTTGAAAGAGTTTTGTTTTTGACGCGGGCTGGCCTAGGGCTATCATGAATGGTTATAGCGAATGTGGTAATTAGCTTCGGATAAAGAGTTAATTCTACGGACCCGTTGTTATTAACCCGGCAATCAAATACACCAAATCATGCTGCGTAGGCGATACGTGGATGCCGGAAATAAGAACGGATTCTTTGAGGGCGTAATTGCAATCGTCTCATGACCGAGCGAACACGCCTTTCCAGTTCGTCCTGATTACGCGCCGGCAAGCCCGTGCGAACCTGATGTTTCAAATCACAATTCAAATACTCGTCAGGGTTCAACTCCGGGGCGTAGGCCGGCAAGAAGAACAGTTCGATTTGCTCTTTGCGGTCGCCAACCCAGGCGCTCACCTTTTTGCTGTGGTGTACGCGCAGGTTGTCGAGAATCAGGAACACCTTGCGGCCCTGAGCATCGCGAATCAGGCGACTCAGGAAGCGAATCAGCACTGGGGCTGTCAGCGTTTCCCGATACAGCATGAAGCGCAGTTTGCCCCGATTGGTCACGGTGGAAATCATGTTGGTGGAAAAACGACTGCCGCTGACCAGGCGCACCGGCGTTTCGCCAATAGGGGCGTAGCTGCGGCCAGCATGGCTGTCACTGCGCATACCGGTTTCGTCGCCCCACTGAATCTCACCATTCTCAGCCTTGGCCCGCTGTGCGATGCGTGGATATTCATTATCCAGCCAGTGCTGAACCACTTCAGGTTTCTGCTGATAAGCCCGATGCAGTGGGCGCTGCGGGGTGTAGCCCCAACGCTTGAGGTATTCACCAACCGTTCGAACCGGCATGAGAAAACCACAGCGCTGGCGGATCAGTTCTCGCACCGCATCACGCGTCCAGAGCGCAAAGCCGAGCTTGAGTTGGTCGGGCATCTTATCGGTCATCAAGGTGCGAATCAGCACTTCCTGGCTGGAGCTCAAACTGCGGCGATCACCCTGGCGCACACCACGCTGGCCGCCGGCAATGGCAGCCTTTTCGCCTTTATGTTCTGCGACCTGCGCCCAGTGAGCAATAGTGCGGGGGTGAACACCAACCGCTTCGCCAATAGCCTTGTAGGTGTAACCCTGCTCACGCATGCGTAGGGCCGTGGAGCGCTTTTCACGTTGTTCTTGGGGGCTGAGTTTACGGGCATCTATTTTCATGGAGACAGATTATCTAATATGCCCTATTTATTTGCCAGGTTAATACAAGACGCGGCTGACTGGCCGAAAGAGGGGGCGCGCTTGTCTGTCCGTGACAAAAAAGACGCGCAAACGAAAAAGGCCACTCGTCTGAGTGGCCTTTTCGTGATTTGGTTGCGGGAGCCGGATTTGAACCGACGACCTTCGGGTTATGAGCCCGACGAGCTACCAGACTGCTCCATCCCGCGTCTGTGGGGGCGCATTCTACAGCCCGGAGAGGCGGTGTCAATCACCTGGGCTGAAAAAAGCTTTTTTCTTCAAATGCTTAGCAGTGCCATGGCTTGCGGTGTGCAATCTGGAACAGCGCCATAACAAAAAAGGCCACTCATTTGAGTGGCCTTTCAAATTGGTTGCGGGAGCCGGATTTGAACCGACGACCTTCGGGTTATGAGCCCGACGAGCTACCAGACTGCTCCATCCCGCGAGGCGCATTCTACAGCTTTGAACGCTGCTGTCACGGGTTTATTTCAAATCGCCGGGAAACCAGGCTGGCCTGCCAGGAGCGAAGGGGCAAAGGGGCAGGGGAGTCAGGCGAAGCAGCGGGCCGGATGGGGCGGGGCGTCTGCCGTGGCTGGTGCCGCCGGGCGATCCGCAACATGCCCCAGAGCATGGCGAGCGCGACCGAGATCCAGCCCAGTACCATCATCGCAACTATGAGCGCAGGTTCCATCCGGTGCTTCCTCTGTGTAATCAATCATCGTCCTTGAGGTTGTGACCCCGGTGGCGAAAAGCGGTTCCGGAGCGCCATCGGTCGCCAGCCATCGCACTCAAGGCGAGGGCTGCTGCCAAACGGTTAGGCGGACGAATGCGGAGGTACCGGTTATGCGTATTCCAACGACGTTGCTGCTCGCGCTACTCGCTTCTACGGCGGGCGCACAGAGCCTGGAGCTGCCTTTCGCTGGGGTGCCCGTGGCGCAGAACACTGGCGCGCCGGATCGCGGTGCAGCCGGTAATGGTTCGATGGGCATCGGTAGCGGCGTAGAGCATCTCGACGAAGCTGAGCGCACCGATCAGGGCGGTTCCAGGCAGCCATCTGGCGAGCAGCTGGATGACTCGGCCGAGCCCGGTCATGGAGGCAATGAAACCGATATGGAACATCGCCGTCGGCCGAAGCTGGAGAGGCGCAGCGATTAGCGGCTCTCTACCATCAGGAGGTTTCCATGAAATCGATAATTGCCTCAGTGGCAGCACTGGTTCTGCTCAGCTCAGCCGGTGCGTTCGCGGAGTCGTCGGATAAGCAGCACGGCGACGCTCGAGGTTCCGGAGCTGCGGAGGACGCGGTGGATACCATGCCTGCGTCCCCGGAAGAACGCGGCGGCTCCGATGGCGAAAAGGATTCCAGCGGCCAGCGCGACAGCAATCTGGGCACCATGGGCACCGGCAATACCGGAACGACGGGTGGCATGGGCGCGACTACCGGGACCGATACCATCGGCGGAACGATAGAGGAATAAGTCGGCCAGCTAGCGCCGATTCATAAAGGCGCGACGCATCCGTACAATGCCGGCCTTTTCATCATGTAGTGACCGGTATGCAGATTGCTTTGGCACCCATGGAGGGGCTGGTCGACGAAATCCTTCGTGACGTGCTCACCCGGGTGGGTGGCGTCGACTGGTGCGTGACCGAGTTCATTCGGGTGTCCGATCGCCTGTTGCCGCAAAGCAGCTTTGACAAGCTTGCCGCGGAACTGAAGGCCGGCGCGCTCACTCGTGCCGGGACGCCGGTGCGCGTTCAATTGTTGGGCTCCGATCCGATCTGCCTGGCAGACAACGCGGCTTTTGCCTGCACACTCGGCGCCCCGGCCATCGACCTCAATTTTGGCTGCCCGGCCAAGACGGTCAACAAATCCCGCGGCGGTGCTGTGCTACTGAAGGAGCCGGAGCTGCTGCATTCGATTCTCTGTGAGGTGCGCCGAGCCGTGCCGGCGGACATCCCGGTAACCGCCAAGATGCGTCTCGGCTTCGACAGCCCGGACGGCGCGCTCGATTGCGCCCGTGCGCTGGTGGCCGGTGGGGCAGAGCAGCTGGTGGTGCACGCCCGAACCAAGGTCGAAGGCTACAAGCCGCCGGCGCATTGGGAGTGGGTCGCGCGGGTGCAGGAGGTAGTGCCGGTGCCCGTCTATGCCAATGGCGATATCTGGTCGCTGGAGGACTGGCGCCGCTGCCGTGAGGTCAGCGGGGCAGAGGACATCATGCTGGGGCGCGGGCTGGTTTCACGACCGGACCTGGCCCGGCAGATCGCTGCGGCTAAAGCCGGCCAGCAGATCGCGCCGATGAGCTGGGAGGAATTCCGCCCCGTGCTGCTGGATTTCTGGCAGCAAGCGCGAGAAAAGATCGCGCCGCGTTATGCGCCGGGTCGGCTCAAGCAGTGGCTGGCCCTGCTGACTCGCAATTATCCGGAGGCGGTGGCGCTGTTCGCCGAGCTGCGCCGGGAAAACGATTGCGCGCGGATCGATGCGATGCTCGGCGTCGATACGCGCGAATTGCGTGCCGCCGCATTGGCCTGAGCCGAATCAACGCCCACCGGCTACATCCAGTAGCGCTCCGCTGGTATAGCTGGCCTGTTCGCTGGCGAGCCAGAGGATGGCTTCGGCGATTTCCTCGGCTTGCCCGCCGCGCCCCATCGGCACACTTGCCTTGACCCGCTCGACACGATCCGGCTCGCCCCCGGCGGCGTGGATATCGGTATGGATCACGCCCGGGCGCACCGCATTGACCCTGATGCCTTCGCTGGCGACCTCTTTGGCCAGGCCCCGGGTCATGCTGTCGATGGCGCCCTTGGCGGCCGCGTAGTCGATGTATTCGCCTGGTGCGCCGAGGCGGGCGGCCACCGAAGACAGGTTGACGATGGCGCCGCCCCTGCCGCCATGGCGCGTCGACATCCGCTTGATCGCCTCGCGTGCGCACAGGAAGCTGCCGATCACGTTGGCGCCCAGTACGCGGGTCCAGCGCGCCGCATCCATCTGTTCCAGGCGCATCTGCTGCTCGAGCATGCCGGCGTTGTTGACCAGCACGTCCAGCCGGCCGAACTCCCGGTCGATGGCTTCGAACATGTGCAGCACCTGGGTCTCGTCAGCGACGTCGGCCTGTACGGCGATCGCCGTTACGCCCAGGCCGCGGACCTGATCGAGCACCGCGTTCGCGGCATCCGCGCGCTGGTGATAGTTCAGGCACAAGGCATAGCCCTGTTGCGCCGCCAGTCGTGCAGTGGCGGCGCCGATGCCGCGGCTGGCGCCTGTAATCAGCATGACTCTGGACATGTGCTACCTCTCGTCGCCTGGCTCGTTTGCAGCCTCTTGAAATCCGTTTTTCGGTTCCTATCTACGGCTCAGCGGGATGCCGAAGTCGGGTCCCGCCCGTTTCAACTCGCTGATTTCAGGAGGTTTATCATGAGTTCATTCCCCATGGCCCCTCTGTTCCGGCAATCCGTGGGCTTTGATCGTTTCAATGACCTGTTCGAGTCCGCCCTGCGTAACGACACCGGCAGCTCGTATCCACCCTATAACATCGAGAAACACGGTGACGACCAGTATCGAATCGTGGTCGCAGCCGCCGGCTTCGAGGAGTCCGACCTCGATCTGCAGGTCGAGCGCAGCGTGCTGACCATTAGCGGCGGGCGGCGCGAAAGCGAGGCCGAGAATGTCACCTATCTGCATCAGGGCATCGCTCAGCGGGCGTTCAAGTTGTCGTTCCGGCTAGCCGACCACATCGAGGTGAAAGGCGCTGCGCTGAACAGTGGCCTGCTCAACATCGACCTGGTGCGCGTGGTGCCGGAAGAGGCCAAGCCCAAGCGCATCCCGATCAATGCCGATCAGCGGCCCGCGCTGGAGGGTTGATCTGCAAAGAAGAGAAGGGCGCCATAGGGCGCCCTTTCTCGTAGTTGTCTCGTCTGGTCAGTCACCGCGTTCAGCATCCAGCAGTGTCATGAACGCCCTGGCCGCATTGGACAGGGTGCGTTCCCTGTGCAGGATGTAGCCGAGCTGTCGCGTCAGCTGGACACCCGGCAAGGGCAGGCTGACCACCTGTTCGTCCAGCATGCGACGTGGCAGCACGCTCCAGGCAATGCCGATGGAGACCATCATCTTGATCGTCTCCATGTAATTGGTGCTCATGGTGATGTTAGGTGTCAGTCCCTCGCGCTCGAACAGGCGCTGGGCGATGTGGTGGGTAAATGTATTGCCGCCTGGGAATACCGCCGGGTGGCCGGCGACGTCCGCCAGGGTGATATCCGCCTTGCTGGCCAACGGATGCTCGGGCGCGACGACGAAATCCAGTGGATCGTCCCAGACCTTCACCGCCACCACCGGCTCGGCGGTCTGTGGCGCCAAGGTGATCACCGCCAGCTCGGCACGGCCGTGCAGTACCTCGTCATAGGCCACTTCCGAATCGAGAAAACGGATATCCAGGCTGACCTGCGGGTGCGCGCGGGTAAAGGCGCGCAACAGCGGAGGCAGCCGATGCAGGCCGATGTGATGGCTGGTCGCCAGGCTCAGCCGTCCGCCAATATCGCCGTTGAGGTTGGTCAAGGCACGGCGGGTGTCGTCCAGTACATTCAGGATCTGGTAGGCGCGGGGGAGCAGGGCGCGGCCAGCTTCGGTGAGACTGACGTCGCGGCCCAGCCGATCGAACAGGCGCACATCCAGCTGTGCTTCCAGCGCGGCGATGCGCTTGCTCACCGCCGGCTGGGTCAGATGGAGGCGTTCGGCGGCCAGGGAAAAGCTGCGGGTTTCCGCGACTGCGATAAAGGCGTTGAGGTTGGCGAGATCCATGGGAGGACTTCCGGATGGCTGTGAATTCCAGTCAGGAATGCATTGGATGAAAAATATGAATTTGAGTAATTCAATGCAAGCCCCTAGCATCGACCCCATAAGCGCAAGGGCTATTCGCCCCGCATAGAAAGCAGATGAGGAAAAGTCCGATGGCCGGCAAGACGCTCTACGACAAGCTCTGGGAAATGCACGAGGTGAAACGTCGCGATGATGGTTCATCGCTGATCTACATCGACCGTCACATCCTCCACGAAGTGACGTCGCCGCAGGCCTTCGAAGGGCTGCGCCTGGCCAATCGCAAGCCGTGGCGCATCGACGCCAACATCGCCACCCCGGACCACAACGTGCCGACCACCAAGGGCGAGCGCCAAGGTGGTCTGGAGGCCATTGCCGACGAGGTTTCGCGCATTCAGGTGCAGACGCTGGACGAGAACTGCGACGATTTCGGCATCCTCGAATTCAAGATGAACGACGTGCGTCAGGGCATCGTCCACGTGATCGGCCCGGAGCAGGGCGCGACATTGCCGGGCATGACCGTGGTTTGCGGTGACTCGCACACCTCCACCCACGGCGCCTTCGGTGCGCTGGCCCACGGCATCGGCACTTCCGAGGTCGAGCACGTGCTCGCCACCCAGTGCCTGGTCGCCAAGAAGATGAAGAACATGCAGGTGCGCGTCGAAGGCAAGCTGCCGTTCGGCGTCACCGCCAAGGACATCGTGTTGGCGGTGATCGGCAAGATCGGCACCGCCGGTGGCAATGGCCATGCACTGGAATTTGCCGGCAGCGCGATTCGCGACCTGTCCATGGAGGGCCGCATGACCATCTGCAACATGGCCATCGAGGCGGGCGCCCGCGTGGGCATGGTCGCCGTGGACGAGAAGACCATTGCGTACGTCGAAGGGCGGCCTTACGCCCCGAAGGGCGCCGATTGGGACAAGGCCGTGAAGCTGTGGCAGGACCTGGTTTCCGACGACGACGCGGTGTTCGACACCATCGTTGAACTCAAGGCCGAGGACATCAAGCCGCAGGTCAGCTGGGGCACTTCGCCGGAGATGGTACTGGCTGTCGATCAGAACGTGCCGGACCCGGCCGTAGAGGCCGACCCGGTGAAGAAGGATTCCATCACCCGCGCGCTGAAGTACATGGGCTTGCAGGCCAATCAGGCCATTACCGACATTCGTCTGGATCGCGTGTTCATCGGTTCGTGCACCAACTCGCGGATCGAGGATCTGCGCGCTGCAGCCGAAGTCGCCAAGGGGCGGAAGGTCGCCGCGAACGTCAAGCAGGCGCTGGTGGTGCCGGGCTCGGGCCTGGTCAAGCAGCAGGCCGAGGCCGAGGGGCTGGACAAGATCTTCATCGAGGCCGGCTTCGAATGGCGCGAGCCGGGCTGCTCCATGTGTTTGGCGATGAACCCGGACAAGCTTGGCAGCGGCGAGCATTGCGCCTCGACCTCCAACCGCAACTTCGAAGGCCGCCAGGGTGCGGGCGGGCGTACCCACCTGGTCAGCCCGGCGATGGCTGCTGCCGCAGCGGTTACCGGCCACTTCATCGACGTACGCGAATTGATCCAGGCCTGAGGAGACGAGACATGAAAGCCTTTACCCAACACACCGGCCTGGTCTGCCCACTCGATCGCGCCAATGTCGACACTGACCAGATCATTCCGAAGCAATTCTTGAAGTCGATCAAGCGCACCGGCTTCGGCCCCAACCTGTTCGACGAGTGGCGCTATCTGGATGTCGGTCAGCCGAACCAGGATTGCTCGCAGCGTCCGGTAAACAAGGACTTCGTGCTGAACTTCCCGCGTTATCAGGGCGCCAGCGTATTGCTGGCCCGCGAGAACTTCGGCTGTGGCTCCTCCCGTGAGCATGCGCCGTGGGCGCTGGACGAATACGGCTTCCGCGCCATCATCGCGCCGAGCTTCGCCGACATCTTCTACAACAACAGCTTCAAGAACGGCCTGTTGCCGATCGTGCTGAAAGAAGAGGAGGTGGACGAGCTGTTCCAGCAGGCCGAGGCGACCGAAGGCTACCAGCTGACCGTCGATCTGGCTGCGCAGACCGTTACCCGTCCGGACGGCAAGCAATACGGCTTCGAGGTCGATGCCTTCCGCAAGCACTGCCTGCTCAATGGTCTGGACGATATCGGTCTGACCCTGCAGGACGCCGAGGCCATCAAGGCCTTCGAAGTTCGCCACCAGCAGAGCCAGCCTTGGTTGTTCGGCGCGATCAAGTAGTCTGTACGACAAGCAGGGCGGGTTCGGTCTCATCCTGCGGAAAGATCCTCGCAATGGCGCCTCGACTGCTCGGCGCCATCTGGCAACGCAAAAAAGCCGAGGCTGGTGACGAACGAAAAACCAGGTGGGCTCAGCCCATCGGTGCGCCCTGCCTCGATGTGACCTCTTATAAGGAATAGGAAATGTCCAAACAGATTCTGGTTCTCCCCGGCGATGGCATCGGCCCGGAAATCATGGCCGAGGCGGTCAAGGTGCTGCAGCTGGCCAGTGACAAGTTCGATCTGGGCTTCGAGCTGAGCTATGACGAGCTGGGCGGCGCGGCCGTCGACAAGTACGGTGTGCCGCTGGCCGACGAAACGCTGGAGCGCGCCCGCGCCGCTGACGCCATTCTGCTGGGCGCGGTCGGCGGGCCCAAGTGGGACACCATCGATCCGGCCATCCGTCCGGAGCGTGGTCTGCTGAAGATCCGTTCCCAGTTGGGCCTGTTCGGCAACCTGCGGCCGGCGCTGCTCTATCCGCAGTTGGCCGATGCCTCGTCGCTCAAGCCCGAAATCGTCGCCGGTCTGGATATCCTGATCGTGCGCGAGCTGACCGGTGGCATCTACTTCGGCCAGCCGCGCGAGAGCAAGGTGCTGGAGAACGGCGAGCGCATGGCGTACGACACGCTGCCGTACAGCGAGAGCGAAATCCGCCGCATCGCCAAGGTCGGTTTCGATATGGCCATGGTGCGCAACAAGAAGCTCTGCTCGGTGGACAAGGCGAACGTGCTGGCTTCCAGTCAGCTATGGCGCGCGGTCGTCGAGGAAGTCGCCAAGGACTACCCGGAAGTCGAACTCAGCCATATGTATGTCGATAACGCGGCCATGCAGCTGGTGCGCGCGCCGAAGCAGTTCGACGTAATCGTCACCGACAACATGTTCGGCGACATCCTGTCGGACGAGGCCTCCATGCTCACCGGCTCGATCGGCATGCTGCCGTCCGCCTCGCTGGACGCCGGCAACAAAGGCATGTACGAGCCGTGCCATGGCTCGGCACCGGACATCGCCGGCAAAGGTATCGCCAACCCGCTGGCAACCATCCTGTCCGTTTCGATGATGCTGCGTTACAGCTTCAACCAGGTCGCGGCGGCCGATGCCATCGAACAGGCGGTAAGCGATGTGCTCGATCAGGGCCTGCGTACTGGCGACATCTGGTCCGAAGGTTGTAACAAGGTCGGTACTCAGGCGATGGGTGATGCAGTAGTCGCGGCCCTCGCGAAGTTGTAATCTTTCGGCCCGCCTTAATCTGCGCGGGCCACTTTTTCTATAGGTGTAGTTGCGATGAAACGTGTAGGTCTGATCGGTTGGCGCGGTATGGTCGGTTCCGTGCTCATGCAGCGGATGCTGGAAGAGCGGGACTTCGACCTGATTGAGCCTGTGTTCTTCACCACCTCCAACGTTGGCGGCCAGGGCCCCGATATTGGCAAGGAAACCGCTGCGCTGAAGGACGCCTACAGCATCGACGAGCTGAAAGGTCTCGATGTGATCCTGACCTGCCAGGGCGGCGACTACACCAACGAAGTCTTCCCCAAGCTGCGCGAGGCCGGCTGGCAGGGCTACTGGATCGACGCCGCCTCTGCCCTGCGCATGCAGGACGACGCGGTGATCGTGCTCGACCCGGTGAACCGCCGCGTGATCGACCAGCAGCTGGATGCCGGGACCAAGAACTATATCGGCGGCAACTGCACTGTCAGCCTGGCGCTGATGGGGCTGGGTGGCCTGTTCGAGGCCGGCCTGGTGGAGTGGATGAGCGCCATGACTTATCAGGCGGCGTCCGGTGCCGGCGCGCAGAACATGCGCGAGCTGATCAAGCAGATGGGTGCCATCAATGCGGCGGTGGCCGACGACCTGCTCAATCCCGCCAGCGCCATTCTCGACATCGACCGCAAGGTGGCCGAAACCCAGCGAAGCGAGGCCTTCCCGGTCGACAATTTCGGCGTGCCGCTGGCCGGCAGCCTGATCCCCTACATCGACAAGGAGCTGCCGAACGGGCAGAGCCGCGAGGAGTGGAAGGCACAGGCCGAAACCAACAAGATCCTCGGTCGCTTCAAGAACCCGATTCCGGTCGATGGTATCTGCGTACGTGTCGGGGCCATGCGTTGCCACAGTCAGGCGC harbors:
- a CDS encoding IS630-like element ISPa47 family transposase, coding for MKIDARKLSPQEQREKRSTALRMREQGYTYKAIGEAVGVHPRTIAHWAQVAEHKGEKAAIAGGQRGVRQGDRRSLSSSQEVLIRTLMTDKMPDQLKLGFALWTRDAVRELIRQRCGFLMPVRTVGEYLKRWGYTPQRPLHRAYQQKPEVVQHWLDNEYPRIAQRAKAENGEIQWGDETGMRSDSHAGRSYAPIGETPVRLVSGSRFSTNMISTVTNRGKLRFMLYRETLTAPVLIRFLSRLIRDAQGRKVFLILDNLRVHHSKKVSAWVGDRKEQIELFFLPAYAPELNPDEYLNCDLKHQVRTGLPARNQDELERRVRSVMRRLQLRPQRIRSYFRHPRIAYAA
- a CDS encoding tRNA dihydrouridine synthase — encoded protein: MQIALAPMEGLVDEILRDVLTRVGGVDWCVTEFIRVSDRLLPQSSFDKLAAELKAGALTRAGTPVRVQLLGSDPICLADNAAFACTLGAPAIDLNFGCPAKTVNKSRGGAVLLKEPELLHSILCEVRRAVPADIPVTAKMRLGFDSPDGALDCARALVAGGAEQLVVHARTKVEGYKPPAHWEWVARVQEVVPVPVYANGDIWSLEDWRRCREVSGAEDIMLGRGLVSRPDLARQIAAAKAGQQIAPMSWEEFRPVLLDFWQQAREKIAPRYAPGRLKQWLALLTRNYPEAVALFAELRRENDCARIDAMLGVDTRELRAAALA
- a CDS encoding SDR family oxidoreductase; this encodes MSRVMLITGASRGIGAATARLAAQQGYALCLNYHQRADAANAVLDQVRGLGVTAIAVQADVADETQVLHMFEAIDREFGRLDVLVNNAGMLEQQMRLEQMDAARWTRVLGANVIGSFLCAREAIKRMSTRHGGRGGAIVNLSSVAARLGAPGEYIDYAAAKGAIDSMTRGLAKEVASEGIRVNAVRPGVIHTDIHAAGGEPDRVERVKASVPMGRGGQAEEIAEAILWLASEQASYTSGALLDVAGGR
- a CDS encoding Hsp20 family protein, with protein sequence MSSFPMAPLFRQSVGFDRFNDLFESALRNDTGSSYPPYNIEKHGDDQYRIVVAAAGFEESDLDLQVERSVLTISGGRRESEAENVTYLHQGIAQRAFKLSFRLADHIEVKGAALNSGLLNIDLVRVVPEEAKPKRIPINADQRPALEG
- a CDS encoding LysR family transcriptional regulator, producing MDLANLNAFIAVAETRSFSLAAERLHLTQPAVSKRIAALEAQLDVRLFDRLGRDVSLTEAGRALLPRAYQILNVLDDTRRALTNLNGDIGGRLSLATSHHIGLHRLPPLLRAFTRAHPQVSLDIRFLDSEVAYDEVLHGRAELAVITLAPQTAEPVVAVKVWDDPLDFVVAPEHPLASKADITLADVAGHPAVFPGGNTFTHHIAQRLFEREGLTPNITMSTNYMETIKMMVSIGIAWSVLPRRMLDEQVVSLPLPGVQLTRQLGYILHRERTLSNAARAFMTLLDAERGD
- the leuC gene encoding 3-isopropylmalate dehydratase large subunit encodes the protein MAGKTLYDKLWEMHEVKRRDDGSSLIYIDRHILHEVTSPQAFEGLRLANRKPWRIDANIATPDHNVPTTKGERQGGLEAIADEVSRIQVQTLDENCDDFGILEFKMNDVRQGIVHVIGPEQGATLPGMTVVCGDSHTSTHGAFGALAHGIGTSEVEHVLATQCLVAKKMKNMQVRVEGKLPFGVTAKDIVLAVIGKIGTAGGNGHALEFAGSAIRDLSMEGRMTICNMAIEAGARVGMVAVDEKTIAYVEGRPYAPKGADWDKAVKLWQDLVSDDDAVFDTIVELKAEDIKPQVSWGTSPEMVLAVDQNVPDPAVEADPVKKDSITRALKYMGLQANQAITDIRLDRVFIGSCTNSRIEDLRAAAEVAKGRKVAANVKQALVVPGSGLVKQQAEAEGLDKIFIEAGFEWREPGCSMCLAMNPDKLGSGEHCASTSNRNFEGRQGAGGRTHLVSPAMAAAAAVTGHFIDVRELIQA
- the leuD gene encoding 3-isopropylmalate dehydratase small subunit; its protein translation is MKAFTQHTGLVCPLDRANVDTDQIIPKQFLKSIKRTGFGPNLFDEWRYLDVGQPNQDCSQRPVNKDFVLNFPRYQGASVLLARENFGCGSSREHAPWALDEYGFRAIIAPSFADIFYNNSFKNGLLPIVLKEEEVDELFQQAEATEGYQLTVDLAAQTVTRPDGKQYGFEVDAFRKHCLLNGLDDIGLTLQDAEAIKAFEVRHQQSQPWLFGAIK
- the leuB gene encoding 3-isopropylmalate dehydrogenase gives rise to the protein MSKQILVLPGDGIGPEIMAEAVKVLQLASDKFDLGFELSYDELGGAAVDKYGVPLADETLERARAADAILLGAVGGPKWDTIDPAIRPERGLLKIRSQLGLFGNLRPALLYPQLADASSLKPEIVAGLDILIVRELTGGIYFGQPRESKVLENGERMAYDTLPYSESEIRRIAKVGFDMAMVRNKKLCSVDKANVLASSQLWRAVVEEVAKDYPEVELSHMYVDNAAMQLVRAPKQFDVIVTDNMFGDILSDEASMLTGSIGMLPSASLDAGNKGMYEPCHGSAPDIAGKGIANPLATILSVSMMLRYSFNQVAAADAIEQAVSDVLDQGLRTGDIWSEGCNKVGTQAMGDAVVAALAKL
- the asd gene encoding aspartate-semialdehyde dehydrogenase gives rise to the protein MKRVGLIGWRGMVGSVLMQRMLEERDFDLIEPVFFTTSNVGGQGPDIGKETAALKDAYSIDELKGLDVILTCQGGDYTNEVFPKLREAGWQGYWIDAASALRMQDDAVIVLDPVNRRVIDQQLDAGTKNYIGGNCTVSLALMGLGGLFEAGLVEWMSAMTYQAASGAGAQNMRELIKQMGAINAAVADDLLNPASAILDIDRKVAETQRSEAFPVDNFGVPLAGSLIPYIDKELPNGQSREEWKAQAETNKILGRFKNPIPVDGICVRVGAMRCHSQALTIKLNKDVPISDIEGLISQHNPWVKLVPNHRDASMQELSPAAVTGTLSVPVGRLRKLNMGSHYLGAFTVGDQLLWGAAEPLRRMLRILLER